The Rosa rugosa chromosome 3, drRosRugo1.1, whole genome shotgun sequence sequence GTCTATaacagtgacatgcaatgtgacCTAGTCAGTAACATagttgataataaataaatTGTGATAAATACTTTGTAACAGTAGCACATGTTGATGACATACCCTTCCAACTTATTGGGGTAATTATCCAAATGAAAAAAAACATTACAAGTTATATCAGAACCACCAAGCCATCTTAACTAATTATATCAATCTTCTCCTCATGCTTGGGAGCAAGACCAGCCTTAAGCTTTTGAATGGTCTCTGATCGTACCGTCTGATTCCGTTCAAATTGATCTGCAAAAGCCGACCCAACAGGAGGTCGAACTCGGACCCGAGTAAAAACTAACACGTTATTTGGTAAGGACCAAGACCTGACCTGGATCCATCATCATTAAATAGCTTGAATCCTCTTCCCTTGTATCCAAATACACCATATCTCTAAACATTGAAAAAGCTAACCAGCTTAGTCCCATTTTAGCACACCCTATGATCAAACCAGACCAGGCTACAGTGTCTTTCATTGGAAACTGTAAAACATCCCCAACTCGTCCTTAATGTTTCCCACTCTTGCATACAGGTCTGTAAGAATGCTTCCAACAACATAATCTAACACATCCTGTGGTGACAACCAAACCATACACTTGACGCCCAAGTCTCAAGTTAAGCAAGTTGATGCAGGCTTTGAAAGCACCACTGTAAGAATCCATCTGTGCGCCTGGCTCACCAAACAATAATTAGTCACCTAAATTGCATAATTGGATCACCAAACTCATATACAATTACATATATGCTCTGTTACTTACAACTACCAGGCAAGTATGTAGGTACATAGAAACCAATTTACCCTATCAATCTCAAAACAGATCACAATCTTATCAAAACTTCATTCATCTAGTATTTTCCGTATTGTAAGAAAACAATTAGAATAACACTGAGCAAGAAAAGTATCAATTCCTGTAGTGTTGCCACAACATCACAAATTTccattaaagaaaaaataattcaaAATTTGGTTCTTCTTGGAGTGATTGAATTCCATTAATGAGTAATGAATCCTCACTCACAGACGTGAAAATTGAGACAAACATTAACTAACTAATTGATCTCACTTGACAATTTTAAGAAGCAAGCACTTTTTGTCAGATGAAAAGTTGAAACTAGAAGGATGAAAGAGCTCTTTCTCACAATCATAAGCGTATACATTGCAGTTGCATCATCAACACACTTAGTGCTAGTAATAAATGATGACCTTGGATACATGAAGCCAATATTATCTGAACCTTCAAGGTAGTCATGCAGCATCTTCGGATGATACTCATAAATATGAATGCTTTAAACCATGAGTAGATGGTAAGGAAGAAATTACCAACAAACATCATCTGCATGAGGCATTTTTTGTGAGAGAGGAGttggtttctttttcttcatatcACTCAAACATCTTCTGGGCTTTTCATTCAGATAAACAAAACCAACCTTAAATCAAATACCACCTAATCCGATTTAAACTCTTACCTAACTAACTTGATAGCTAATTAACATGAAATAAGCTTCGATTCTCAATCCCCATGGAAACATCCAAGCTTACACACGTATTCTAATTCTTCAGCAAACCAGCAAATACAAGCTACGAAACTACAATTTTCTTTACACAAATCTAAATAGAGACGCTAAGATCTACAAAAATTTAGCTCAATGTACACCATCATTTGGTTGCCATGAAAAGTAGTTAAAATAGAATGAAAATTTCACTAGTTAGAACATTTCAAGCTTCATTTCTTTGCAGTTCTCGTCAACCAAATGCAGCCTTTAGGTAAAGAGGGAATTAGGGAGGAAGGGAAGTACCTTGAAGGAGAGAGTGTCGCGAATCACTAAGCGGTAATCGACAGCGACGGCAATGTAGTTTTTTAGAGTCATTGATCCAAGGCCGGAGCTGTAGCTATCGGAACCGTCGCCGATGCCTAGTCCTAACTAGTATTGAAGCAACGACAACTACGCCAACAAGTAGTACGAGCACGACATCATTAAGCGTTGCAGGTGCGGCGAGAATTTGGCTTTTCTGACAGCGTAGCTGTGGCCGTTCAGCACCAGATCGGAGCTCCGATGGACCTGGCGTCCCAAACCTTCATCGATTTGTTGACGGAGGTGGTGGCGATGACGCAGTCGTCGTGTTCAGGATCTCAAACTCATGCGCCGGGATGATCATCGTGGATCTAGGCTCACGCACGTCCCAGACGAGTGCGGTGCAGTTGCCGGAGGCGGAGGCGAAGACGGCGGAGTAGTCGCAGTAGGTGTGCTCCTGCGGACGGAGGcggggcagagagagagagatcgagattGGTAAGGGTTGAGACTGGTTGAGACGGGATTGGAtaacgtgagagagagagagctgccagTGGCATCTTTGGTAATTACGCTTAATTTTAATGGCAGGTTGTTAAaatgtgaccttaattatcataagAACATTTGTAGTacctgaattataataaggcactttaaaatgacctcttttatcattgttcctaaaaaaaaatagaaatttacCAAATTTAACATTATTTTGATCTAAAGAATTATTCAAATTTAAAGTGTGAATAGTAGATTAGCACGCAAATTGCCTTTTATTAATGCATTGTGTAAGCTAGAGGCAATTGCCAATTTGGGATGAATAGTGGATTGGTAGTACCAATTTAGTTGACAAATTTGCAATTACCCTTGGTTTATGGGTGCATTTGCTCTTTGCCTACACTTTGTTGCCTTGGCCAATTTGATACTCAATCATTAAACACGATCAATGTAATGCCTGGACTTAAAATTTCATATCAGCGTGATACTTCGGCCAATCTTCTGTTAATGCTCTGTTAAAAATGATCACGTGTCATTCATGTGACTAGATTTTTCAAGGCAAAGTCGTACTtttacaccaattttgttatgtataaaaaaagagaaaaatacacCATCAGTGCcttaactcttgtgcaccggccaatttgatacccacaCTCTCAatggtatcaatgtgatacctgaacccatATTTTGCTATCGTTGTGGTACTTCCGTCAGATTTCGCTGACGGCTTCATCAAATgtctgacgtggcaagcacgtggaccCCAAAAATGCTTTGAAATGACTTAAATGACCTCAGACTCTACCAGACCTTGATTTCCCGCCATTTTCCATAGGGAATGGCCACCATTCCCTCCATGTTTGTACTCTACCGCACAAATTtccatgaaaatgaaaatctaaTTTAATGGGGAGGAATGGAGGATGGGTAAGCATTGAAAACACATATAAGAGACCACATGTAATGAGCAGAAATCCAACCAAACTTCCCATTCAATTCCCTTCCATCAATGACTTCGTCACCACCGTCTCCTTCGTCGTCGTTTTCCAGAACCGCCGCGACTCCTGCCTTTCCCACATCCACGACCTCAGCTCTAAATTTAAGCATACAAAATTTTCAATGCGATTTCGATTTCAGCTCAATCCAAAGTTCCAAACTTTACTAAAGCAATGCTCCATTAAACCAAAACCCAGTTCTCTAATCacaaccaaaacccaacaaattGTCAAAACCCAGTTCTCCAATCacaaccaaaacccaacaaattGTACACAAACCTTCAACAGGGTAGCAAATTAATGAGGGAAAGTGAGGttgaagaagataaagaaaagGGCCCGAATGCAGATGGTATGGATGCATTGCCATTGTAAACCAGACGCAAACAGATGTAGGTGCTCCACCATcccaaaaatctcaaaaaaCCAGACGCAAACAGATGCAGGTGCTCCTCCatcattcaaaataaaaaaaccatcTGTTAAACATAGACTCAAGCtttatgctttctttccttATTAGGAGCTAGATCAAAAACCCactaaaccctaaagcccagAAATCACTTACGGAAGAATATTGTCCAATTTGAGAGAAACCCATTAATCCAAACCCACATTAAAAGCTTCAAGCTTTAACATAAGAACAGAGGAACAACCGAACAAATTAAAACCCTGGTGATAAAATTCTCTTCTCATCAATAATGAATATAATGTCTTCGCCGCTGTCATCTTCGACATTGAGAATCTTCGTGTCTTCGGTCCCGGCGGTTGAATCCCTACTGCATCGCCAATCACTCTCTCAAAAGTTGCTGCGGATTAAGCTTTCAATTCATAGATCTTCAAGATTACTCCTCAATCCTCCTCTCTTTCAATTCAACCTTACAACACCACTACTCCATTTTATCGGCGTTGAATTATTCGTATCAAAGCCAATTATGTGTCCCGGCCGGTCACTCCTTGACTCAATCTCCGCCGCTTTCTTCAAATAGCACTTCACCGCCGACGACTTGATGGTGAACTCAAGGCTCTGGCGGTGCGGGGGCGGCGACGATACTGGCAGCTTGAACCTTCACGTCTTCCTTCTTCAGTCCGCGGAGGTCCGCCTTGAAGATATGGGCATCCGGGGTCTCCTTCCAGTCGATTCAGGTATGGCCGAAGGCGGAGGTGTCACCGGCAGTGGAGGAGGAGTTGACGAGAGAGCCTATGCCTAGAATTGGTTGCTTTGGATGATTCTGAGAATGGAGGAAAAATGGAGGTTTTGATCGATTAGGGATGCATTTTAGGCAAAAAGACGTGTTTGCCCTTTTTTTGGGGCCCATGTGATTCGCACGTGATTTTTTTTTAACGGAGCCGTCAGCGAAATTTGACGGAAGTACCTCATCGATAGCAAAATatgggttcaggtatcacattgataccatTGAGAGTGTGGGTATCAAACTAGCCCGTGCACAAGAGTTGAagcactgatggtgcatttttctcataaaaaaaaagagtgtttctattcatacctctaataTTGGCATTTGCACCTCCATaatttttagggctaaatacaaattactaccctgtggtttaggtccaaaatcaattcagtccctgaacttctaatttcatcaaaaacacccctgcactttcaattttgatctaataggtccaatttgttagttttccgacaattgagttatttaacttgttaatgtggatcatatatggcctatattttatgatgtggtgtcaaggtggtctgcattgtcaatttaggagtgagtcctactattaaaaataaatagtttttcaacaaataatccaactatttgaaagaatattaacgaattggacctattagatcaaaattgaaagtgcaggggtgtttttgatgaaattagaagtccagggactgaattgattttggacctaaaccacagggtactaactagtatttagccctaatttTTATACCTCCAACTTTCTTTTTTAAATAACCAATATACTAAGTATACCTCCCTAGTTTTTCTGAATTGCCCTTATCCCATAAACAAAACtcaagttaaattttttttttgaatagagaTTGATTTCAGTAGTAATTAAGCCATAAAataggccagagtctaacagaagtTACATAAGCAAAACCGGTAAAAAAACCGacaacctatctaagccaagctaaaactcattaaagtctaaggGACGCTCGCATGAAGCAAGCCTAACTAAGCAAGAAACCTCGCTACCTAAggaaaaaatcattcatctagccTAAGCTGCCAGcacacaattgtggtacaaCTATAAACTAGAAACATCTCAGAAAGCATATAGAAGTTATTCCTACCTAACCATAGGCTTGCATCCAAATGTCAAAGGCATAAACTTAAACAAGGGCCAACTCCTTCCCCTTGGGGTGGGATTTGGCACCATCTTCTACAgctaacaacctcggcaacaggttggtctttTTGCATTTTCCACTAGTCTTCTTTTCAGCATCAGTCTTAACATTTTTCCCTTTTCCGGCGGTGCCATAAGGCAGCTTATTCAGGCTTCCCACAGGGCGGCCTCTCTTCCTCTTCGATGGCAGCGATGGCTCCAACAGACCCATGGTCACCGCATCCAGATTCTTCTTCCCAATAGCTAAACTGAGGCGCAACTTTTTGGGAGAAATTGTGATCTCATCTTCTGCTCTAGCACGGCGTTTCCCCGTGATTGGTTCTCCGTCCGGGCTAGGTGCCTCTAATTCTCGAATATGTATCTGCCTTCTAGCACGACGAGATGCCAGGACCGACTGAGGAAGAAAAGCTTCCGGAATGGATCGTGGGACTTGGGCCTTGAACACTAGGGTTTGGCCAGCTGCTAAAACCCTAGTTGTATTAGAGCTTGAACTTGACTCTTCTCGCAAAACTGCCAGAGCAGATGGCTGCACCTCCGTGCCCACCATCTCATCCTCCTCTTCCTGCAAATTCGGGCCGGAACATGGAAGCCCTACATGTGTGACATAGCCACACCGCCCATACCACCCAAAGACCTTATCAAACTTGAATCTCACCAGAAACCGAACATTGTCCTCCACCTAGAATCTGCGCTTGAACAGCAGCAGGTTAGCAAACTCAATCTCCACACGGATACATAACACCCTAGTCCTGAAAGCTATTCTGTCGAATTCCTTAAACTCCCCCAACGTACTCCCAATGAGTCGCATAATCCTTTCAGATCGAAAGGCCGGTAGAACTCCCAACAATGTAATCCAGTAAGAAGATGTCTTCAAAGCCACCTCCGCAATCTGACGCACACCGTCATAGTCAGCTAAAGCAATCAGGGCCCTATTAAAACCCCATGGTCCTCCTTTCCAGACTCTACCTCGATCAGCCGGGTCAGAGAAAGAAAACAGAATCCGGTCGTCTTCCCCGGTGTCTTCAACCCTAAGCGATCCATTGATCCTCCATGCAGATCGGAACATACCAAGAAGAGATCTGCGATTATACTCCCTAGCAGTGAGGAGTTTCCCGAGCATGAAAACCTCAGGTTGCCTTAAACCCTTGGATGGACGAAGGTCCACCGGTCTTTTCCCATCGGTGATGGAGAGAGAAGAGGCTAAACGCGCAGCCATTGCATCAACGTATGCCATTTGCTGTTAACAGAAGCTTCGCAAGcaaaaaaaccctaaccctagggaGAGAGAGTTTGGTTGCGGCTGGACCTTTGATATTTGCAGTTGGGGCTCATTAAGTTAAAATTGTTCTACATAAGCATGAATAGGTAAATTGCCTCCATTATTTCTTCTCTCCAACTTAAACTATCATTGTTCGTGAAAATCTTATGAACAGTAATAATCCTGAAATATCTTAAGTTTCTTGCAGATTATGAGAATTAAGCTGATAATCTAGTGATTTAAACAACATAGCAAGATCTCATGCCAAAGCTATTCCTTGGCTGAATTGTCAACTAACTTAGAATCTACCTTGGGCTTTGAAGGGATTGAAGAAGATGGTGAGCATCCACTCCCATCTTACCTCTGAGATCATTGATGCTCTTCTCTCCAACTTACTTCTATATTCAATAGAAACTTAATGTATTACTATTAGACCCACTTTTGTTTTATTAGGCATATACATTTTGTAGATAAAGAACTATCAGATCTAATTGTTGGCCAATTTCAAGAAGATTCATGAGCAAGGGCAATCACACTTTTATAGGCTAGACAACAATAGATTACATCAACAAGCAAACCCcatttatattttctttcttggACCTCTGGAATAAGGGTTAACACAAGATGACCAAGGACCTCAACAACACAGGCCGGAATCATCTTCAAGAACTATATCTTCCCATAACAGTCAtaaatttaatcctaaaaattACACAATTTCAAGATATCTGTAATTGTTATTCTTCAGTTTGTTACTCTTTGTCACAAGTCATGACTAAAAGATAGTATGAATCATCATCTCATGCTGGGTTCATTTGAATAGAGTAGAGATTGTTTTTCTCTCATTTGTCCTAGTTGGTAATTTTGTACTAGTTGACAAAGTTAATTATCCGTtaaaaaataaggaggtctaaaTATCAATTTTAGAGGTAcgaataaaacattaaaaacaAGAGGGGGCTTCTTCAACTTAGACCGAACAAAGAAACCCGACCCGTTTGTTTCCGACAGAGATCCGATCCTTGCTCCGTCGTCCGGCAACGTCTGGACGTCGGGCCTGCACGGTTCTCTTCGTCTCTGTACGGCGAAGCGgggcctgtttttttttttttttgtttttggtccaAACGGCGAGAGATGACTGCGGTTAGAAGCTCGATCAATTTCTGAGTTATTCGGTGTATCCTCCGCTTCTGGCCACGCCACGACGTCTCATCGGTGACCGAAGCTTCGTCTTGATGTCGTCGTTGTTGTATCTGTAGTCTTGGTTTCATCAAACAAACTCCCATGAGTGAGAATCGAAGAAGATAAGGTTTTGGGGTTCCGGCGAGCCTTTATGTGTTTTCCGGCGATTCAAGCTACCATCGGCGATGAATAAGGTATCAAATTACATCCTCTTGTCGAACTCTACATCTCTGTACCATTAGTTTCCAGTTTCAGTTGAAGTTTGGAGATTTCTGTAGAACTCGGGTTCACTGTTTTTCTGGTGGTTTTGGTGTTCTTTGGCCAATTTCCGATTCTGCGGTACACCTTTGAAATGTATCAATCATCTATTGTCTCTAAAATCTTAGAACTTGCAGAGTTTGTCAAAATTTGTCCGATTGAATTCGAGGTGAAGTCGGAGCCGGAGGAGACTTCAGCGCGGGTGAGTCGAGTGCTGGAGATGAATTCGACGGTGGTGGTGTCAGAATTACTGATATGCAATTAAGATTTGGTCTTCTAATATGGATTTTTAcctaataatttttttcaaaatttgtttctgggttttgatctGATTTATGATGTGCGATCTCTGTTTTTCTTCATAATCGCTACGCAATGCGTGCGGGATCAGAGATCGTAAGAAGAGGAGGGCTATTTTGGGGATAAACAAAAGCAGTGCAGGCGGCGGCGGCAGCTCCAGCGCAGATGAAAATCGAAAGGGGAAGAAGAGTAGTAGCAACGCAGCTCGGCCGGAAACTGGTTAAAAGACAACCTCTCCAAAACCCCCAAAATTTTACCCACAACAAAAATTGGTGATAAGTAAATTTTGATATTttgtcatcttttttttttctttatgggcTTGCCACGTCAGTTTTTTAACGAAGAGGTTATGAAAATTTAACGAAAGTATCTCCTTGATAGTATTATAAGactttaggtatcacattgatagctTTGTGAGTCTAGATTGACACCAACTAAAATGTGGGCACTGATGgtgaatttttttcattaaataaTAAGGAGTGTGTATTTGAAACTCCTGTTAGAAGTAACAGTGGATAAATGAAATAGGAAAACccttttggaagaaaaaaatgCCAGCAAAACTTTCCTAGCTAGCCTGACAATGCATTATATATCAGCAATAACTTTCTCCCCAACTCCAAGACTAGATATTCAATTTCTAGCCATATAATTTGTTCAATTTCATGTATGTACTTTAAAGCCTTCGGTCCACATGTAGTCCTTTCCAGTCAGCAAGCAGTCTTCCCTGCAACACCAATATGGACCTCTGAACACCATCATGATACTTATTACATGGGTGCGGTTATTGCCACCCTATCAAATGCTCAGTTCACCCTACATAAAAATTTTAAATCAAAAATTTAACCCCACAATTAAGAATTTTTgagaaaagataaaataaaattaagataTATGCAACCATAATTGCAGCAGTTCTGAGTATCTCTCAAATCAAATTTGAGTTTTTTTTCCCCATCAGATACTGAGAGAGCCTTGACTTAATCTTTTGTACATCTCAATTAATTGTCCAACCAGTGCGTACAAGAAATAGAGAAATAAAGAGACAAAGATAGTAATGAAttgctcttcaatcttcaatGAAGTGGTCGTACAATGCAGTGGGATTGTTttgcatatttttgttttttttttttttttgtctttagtATCTATGGACTATGGCTTCTAATGTAGTCttaatttcatatatatatatatatatatatatatataatcataaaGAAGGAAGAGATCGAGGAAAGCATATGATCATCTGAGAAGGATGGAGATCTATATCGATGATGGTttgtttttatatatttttaaatgtACTCTTTAATTGTtcttctttttatatttttaggttaaaagaaaaaaaaaatcagtttttctGACTTTGAAGGACAGAATTGGAACTTTAAAGGTCAAAAATAAAACGTAGGGTGAACTGAGCAtttggtagggtggcaatagccgcaccctattCATAATCGACTACGAAAATGAAAAATTTGAAAGGCACGAGAGACCAAAAAGTCTAGAGAAAAGTATTTAAAAAACTATTACAGTGAGGAGTGGacgaaaataaataattgtaaataaagtaaaacaaatatttaatgCCTTCCTAAATTTATGCTCTTAAAATTCAGGCATGTCGTAAGGATAAGAGAATATATTTTAAAATACTACCGAAATGAGCATCGCAAAAATAGTGCAAGACGCTTGAAAATACTCTTAATCCTCATTTGTACATCTATACAGATGTCATTATCTAAACGAACAAGCTAGCAAATCATAGGGGGCCGGGTACTGTCCTGAGCTTCAACAAAGCCACTAATGCAAACTCTATATCTGACAAATACATGTGACACGATCTGGTTATCCTTCAAATGTATTGCTGTTAATTTTTAAGATATGAGGATAGGTAGCTCTCTTGGTTTTAATCTCTGCGTTGATCATGAATGTTTAGGTAGAGAGATAGGTAGCTCCGTACCAATGCCCATTAAACCCTTATTTACTTCACACAACTGCCCCCCAACCgctctcttcttctttaaaaACACAACTCTTTCTCACACTTCACCACTGAACTCAGCcacagagagtgagagagagagagagagagagagaatcagagAAATTGAGAGATAAAGAGAGATGGCAAGGTGGTGCATTGTGCTGGTTGTTCTTGCCCTAGCTGCAGTTCACACTACAGCAGGTAGGAATGTGCCTATGCCTAATGATGCTGGTTTCAAGGACCAGAAGAACATTATCGGTGGCGCTGGTGGCTTCTCTGGAGTTGGTGACAACGGATTGCCCTTCGGTGGTGCTGGGGCCGGAGTTGGCGGCAATGTTGGCGGAGTAGGTGGTGGTGTTGGGATTGGTGGAGTTGGCGGGCTAGGCGGTACTGGTGGAGTTGGTGGGTTCCCTGACTTGGGTGGTGCTGGTGGCTTGGGTGGTCTCGGTGGACTAGGCGGCACTGGCGGGTTAGGCGGCTTGGGCGGCACTGGCGGGTTAGGCGGCTTGGGCGGCACTGGCGGGTTAGGCGGCACTGGTGGTCTTGGCGGATTGGGCGGTACTGGTGGTCTTGGCGGATTAGGCGGTACTGGTGGCTTTGGGGGACTTGGTAGTGGCATACTGGGTGGTGCTGGGGGCGGCGTTGGTGGTGGATTTGGCGGTGGAAGCGGTGTTCTTCCTCAACCTTGAAGATTTCAAGTTAAAATGATATCGTAGGATTTGTGTTTCACTGATCACTACCTCTCTACTTTATCATTAGTTCAAGTCATGTAATCATGTATGGCAGTTAAACAAGGTTGTTTTATGATCGAGATGAGTGTAGTATCTACTAAGAAGAAATGCATGTCTGTTATGTGTAGTAcgtactgtttttttttttttttttttttttttgactttgtcaaggagaACCCAAAGACTtcttaggcccaagataaatcCCTTCGGAGTACGTACTGTTTCTTAATTTAGTGGATGATATTATTAAATTTCCGATTATGGTCCTAGAATGCATGTTGTTCTGTACTATCTATTAATTAAGAAGAAAATGCATGTTGTCCAAGTTGACTTAAACATTCCCCAAAGAATGCAACATGATCGATCTAATTTCAAGTTGTAAACATCAGTCTCATTTTGATTAGGTTATTCTAGTACGTACCAAACTTTTCCTCATCAGGACCAATATTACGTTAATTGCTGGTTGATCAACATTCTAGACAATTCGTTAAAACTGATCAAAACGGCAACCAAGTCCTAGCTAGCTAGAACACAAATTAATCAATGAAATCAGGTTAATTAAAATGGATTCACAAATGACATGACCGTTTCACTAGCTATAGCTAATGGTGTTTCCTTTTGTTTTAGTCTTGCAAAGACATTCTAGACAATTCGTTAAAACTGATCAAAACGGCAACCAAGTCCTAGCTAGCTAGAACACAAATTAATCAATGAAATCAGGTTAATTAAAATGGATTCACAAATGACATGACTGTTTCACTAGCTATAGCTAATGGTGTTTCCTTTTGTTTTAGTCTTGCAAAGACAGATAACTTGTGACATTACCTGACACAACTCGTGGGCATATAACTACTCGATCAAACTGATCGAACGCATAATGTGCGACAGAGTTAATGCGTCTGGTGAAAAAAGATGAAAAGCAGATATATTCAATGGGCTGGCTAAATGTTAGCTTGGTTAGTAGCTAGTCAATTTAATGAAATCATGAATTGAATTGA is a genomic window containing:
- the LOC133739766 gene encoding glycine-rich protein 5-like; protein product: MARWCIVLVVLALAAVHTTAGRNVPMPNDAGFKDQKNIIGGAGGFSGVGDNGLPFGGAGAGVGGNVGGVGGGVGIGGVGGLGGTGGVGGFPDLGGAGGLGGLGGLGGTGGLGGLGGTGGLGGLGGTGGLGGTGGLGGLGGTGGLGGLGGTGGFGGLGSGILGGAGGGVGGGFGGGSGVLPQP
- the LOC133740090 gene encoding uncharacterized protein LOC133740090, which translates into the protein MTLKNYIAVAVDYRLVIRDTLSFKMMFVGNFFLTIYSWFKAFIFMSIIRRCCMTTLKVQIILASCIQGAQMDSYSGAFKACINLLNLRLGRQVYGLVVTTGCVRLCCWKHSYRPVCKSGKH